The window TCAGTGTTACAAGGCTCTGTGGCTTCTCTAAAATATTTACAAGTGCTTGTAATGCACTGTGCTGACCCCATAAACCAAAATCAGGACGATGCAAAACCATAAAAAGGGGTTCGACTATGCTTGCTGCATCAGAACTTCTAGCAATTACACCACTATTTGTCAAAATGCGGAACAATTCAGCAATTGCAGCGCATAATGAACTGGGGGCAATAGGGAGTAGCTCAAGACATTTATCTATTACACCTGCTTTGACCATATCCAATTTGCGAGGGGCCCGATCTTTACCTAACTTTATTAGAGTACAGATGCTTCCTTCAATAAGTCGATAGTTTGTCCCAGAAACCATGACAACAAGAAGATCCACAAGATTATCATAAACCGCAAGCTCCACCTGTTGTTCATCATCCAACAATCTCTCAAAAGCACACACCCCAGCTTCCACAGCCGAACTCAAATTAGACTGCATAAGTGACATAAAAGGCTGCATGCATCTCATGGCTACTGGATCTGCTCTGAATTTGGAATTGCTAAACAGAATAAAGCAAAGCTGTGCAGCATCTCTCTTCAATTCCAAGGAAGATGCAGATTGTAATATTTTGTATAAACTTTCAAGTGGGTTACATTCCAAATCAGAGAATAAAGCTGCCTTTACAGTATTTCCTGAAGTCAATTTGATCAAGGCAGAAAGAGCAGCCTCTTGCTCGCTCTCTGATGCAGCATTAAGCATGTCAATCAATGGCTGAACAGCCTGGCGAGCAAATTCAGAGTCTCGAATGTTCTCAGCATCAAAAAGTTCATGAAGAGCCCTTGCAGCACTAAATCGAGCATCCCTAGATCCAAGGTGCAAAACTGCAATGAGTTGATTCATGCAACTAAGGGCCGCTTCATATTGGATAATTTCAGGATTCCTAAACAGGATTCTCAACAGTTCAGAAATAGATGCCTCTGTGGACTCTTTAGGACTCAAAGAGAGATATTTTGTTAAAGCATCAAGCGCTCCAGCTTCAGCCATGATTAATTTATTTGTATCGCTAACTTCTGCAATTCGGATTAATAGTTGAACAGAAACTGGAGGGGCAACTGGCCTGTCTGGGATTGGTCTCAACAGATCCACAAGCAAGGGAATAGATTTGCGTGCGGTGGATCCATTTCTTACATCTTCAATTTCTAAAAGGCGTTCCAGAATAATCTGATCAGGATTTCGTACAAGAGAAAACTCATCTGATAAAGCAACAAGGTTTGACATATCTGCTTCTGTGTAACCAATTAATGTTATTAACCCAGCAACAGCACCTGAGGTTGCAACGGCAAGACTTATTCCCTTACTTCCATTGCAAACCAGACTAGCCATTGCTTGAGCAGAAAAAAATCTATCAAGCATTTCATCGGATCTTAGCAAATGAGCAAGTGAAGGTATGATCCGCATAGTAGTAGGAGACTGCACAACAGTTGAGTCCTGAAATAAAACGGCCAGCAGCAAAGCAGTAATCCATATGCCCTCTGTATCCTCAAATTCTGCCTGTAAGAATACAAAATTTCAGCACCAATTATTGAAGATGAATTTTGAGAAAGCAATCATGAATCCCAGATAACCCACTATGTAGTAGGACCAAAATCAGATGAAagactacaaaaaaaaaaaaaaaaaaaactaaaacccCTCAtctatgagaaaaaaaaaaaaagaaaagcaaatgaGGCAACTATTTTAGCCCCTTCAATCTTGTCAATCATAAACTTAACACTCGTTGCACATACAACTTTTGATTTTCTTCTCAGTTATATGATAAAATTTATCAGAAGACCTGCTCTAACTATTGCTCATCTTGAAATTCAGCAATTTACCACAATAAAAGATCTATAGCTTGGCAGTGGGGAAATACTCGGCACAAAACGCTTCCAAACACTAACAAGGCCATACCTGAGGATTGGAAGTATATCTTGCAAGCTTGTCAGAAAGTGCCTCTAGTCCACCAGCCTCCATCACGATGAGCTTGTTCTTTGGatgaaaagaagaaattattgaTAGCAGCCACAGGGCAATAGTACCCCCTACAGCAGTGGCTGGATCAATAACATCAAAATCATCCCCTTCTTGAAAGGATGATCTTTCAAAAAAACCTCTTGTAGCTTTGGCTTCAATTTCTAATGAATAAGAGTGTGAATTTTGTGTCACCATATCCACTAGAGTGTACGTGAGAGCTTTTGTAAATCCTGATAAATCAAGTGCTTCCATAGACTGTTGTCTATGTTCTTTTGCAGCACATAATAACAAAGCAGTCCCTCCAACTCTCACTTCCAAACTAGAGGAGTTCATAATTCTATTAGCAAGAGAACCAATGGATCTTGTTCTTCCAATCAACAGATCACCTAGCACAACTGGCTGATCCCCACAAAGCCTTGACAAAATTTCTATTACCTTATCTTGCAGTACAGGGGGGCCCTCAGAAAGGCAATACACTAAAGACTCTAAGCTCGAGGGTGCTTCAACAAGTGCAGCCCAAGGAGGAAATGTGGAGATCATACCCTGTTTTGTCCTAGCCAATAGTGCAACTACCTCTAAAGCATCAGCAGTATCAGTCCCATTAATGTCTACTGCATTCAAAGAATCAAGAATTGCAAGAATGGCAAAACGACATTGAGCAGTTCCCTTGAGCACATCACAGACTGGAAAATGCTGCAGTAACTGATGAAGGGCCCGAGATGCGTTCTTCTTACCTtctgcagttccttctccaaggACTCTTGTCAAAGCAGCAACAACATCTTCAGCCAGAGCTTCAGCGGCAATCTGAGGATCGGAGAGAAGATTGGCCAGTGCAGCAATTGCAGTTTCTGCAGCATCAATGGAAGAAGTTTCAGCCAACTTGATTAGAGGTTTAACATCCCCTTCTCCGATGTATGACATCCTGTTTATTGTTTTGGCTTTTGTTGGACGAGATAAGGCACCCAAAGCTCGAGCCAACTGTGTTGCAAATACTTGAGTATTATTAGCTGTCAAAAGCTTCATGCAAGGATGCACAATCTCATCAGTGGCAAGACTATCACATATATCCTGCCTCGTGCTGAATAAATCAGCAAGAACAGAAGCTGCATACTCCTGAATTTCTACACTTGAGGAGTTAAGAAGTTGGATAAGAGATTTTAATGCTTTATTAGCAGCAGATCCTTTATTCACAATATCCTTGAGTGATGTCATTGTAAGTACATGACCAAGAACTCTTATTGTGTGGACTTTTGAGCCAGAAGAGTCCCCAAGAAGCAGTGCTAATAACTGATTAATAGTTGCAGAATCAGCTGTCCTGACAAGCTTTTTAAGTGCCTTGGCTGAGGCTTCTTGGCCTTTTGCTCCACCACATTTTAGAAGCCATAAAAATGCGGAGACAGCTCCAGCACTTTCAACACAGGCCCGTATATCTTCGCTATGGCAACACAGATTCCAGAGAACATGTGCTGCATCTTCTCGTCCCTTATGTGATCCTGTCTCTAACAGCTGCACCAGTGGAGGAATCCCACCAGCAGCTGTGATAGCCCATTTGCTGTCATCAACTTGGTCAGTCAAGATTGCTAGCAACTGAACAGCATACTCTTGATGCTGCTCACTGGACAAACCCAATAATGATATGAGTAACTGAATTCCTTCTCTCTTGCCAATGGCCTCCCATATTCCTACTCCATCACAGCATAAGCTGGTTAACGAAATTACAAGGTACTCTTGTGCATCCCCAACAGCCATAGTTATGAGTCCAATAAGGACCTTCTTTGCTTCAGCATGATTAAGGAATCTTGAGAGGTGGATGTTCCCGTACAAGCTTGCCATAGCCTCGAGGACACGCTCCTGAATCAGTTTTGTATCACGAGGCTTTAGAAGATTTACCAATACGTCCTCCACCTCTGTTGCATCAAAAGATTCTTCATTGACACTGGAATCATGTTCATAAACCATCAAAGCATACGCAAGTGCTCCAATCACGTCAGCAACTGGTGAAGCAAGGCGAGGTGAGTGTGATTGTTCTCCAAGATAAAGTATCAAAGCAGACATCCCACCACAAATATTTGCTAAAGCCCGTGTTGAATGGTTCTGCAGAGCCTGGGCAGACTCTCCTTGCATGCACTCTTTAGAAGGAGCCACTATAGCCCCAATTAGAACATGGACTCCATTTGCATCTACAACAGCTTCCTTAGCTTTTATTGACTTCGAAGAAAGAACCTCCAAAGCATCGGCAGCACTGGCACGAACAGAAACATCATTATTCTGACCCACAAGCTTAAGCAACGCTTTAACTGCACCTGAATCAATTACTTTGGGGATACTATCACTGAATGCCAACATCAGACGAGCCAAGAGAGAAGCTGCATTGGACTGGGCAGCAACATTATCAGATGACAAAAGACCCACAATGATATTCACTCCTCCAGCCTCCAAGGTAGCTCTCCAATAATCATCTTTGTCACCACAGAGGTTTCTCAAGGCCCCAGTAACAAAACCTTCTACTACTCGGTCCTGTTTGTTCTGTGGATTGAGCTGGTCCCACAGGGTTGGTACTACACCCTCCGTAACAAATATTTTAATACCAATATGGTCATCTGAAAGTCCCCCATAGGAAACTTCATAGATTGCCTCAGCTGCTGCCTTCCTTGCATCAATTGATTCAGATTTTAGAAGTGAGAGTAATGGTGGGATGCAGCCCCCGAGGAGTACCTTCACTCGTAAATCGTCATCTTTGCATAAAACACTAAGACTTCTAGCAACATTAACTTTTGCCCCTGGAGTGCCACTCCTGAGAACAGATATGAACAATGGCATTGCCTGGGTATGAGAACCAATTACAGTTCTTGCCTCTTTTTTAGCTTTGGCAAGACCAAGTAGGCGTGCCGTAATAAGTTCTTTCTCATTTGGTGAAGATGATCCCGAGTGAAGCTTCTCAATAAAATGAGCAACTGTAGCCATTGTATCCTCCGGGTCAATCCTTTCAGATGTCCCATCTGGAGTAGATAAATGCTCGCTCAGGTCAAAGGAGGGAGACTTTGACATCTGCATCGAAGCACCACATTAGCTTCCTTAGATACCCAGCATTCAAAGAAACCAATCAATTTCCAACATGCAACTTTACCCCACACTTCACTTGATATACAGTAAAATCGcagcttaacattttaattgcACATATAGATAAGTAAATAGATCAGTGTCAAATTTGATCTAAGCTCCTAGACAAAAAACACAACCTCCAAACCCAATCTTGAGCTCCCAAAACAATAATTcactagcaaaaaaaaaaaaaacgtggaCATAAAACCAATTTACATACGAAATGTCCTTATCAATCAGTATTctttaataatcaaattgatattaaAAATTTAGTACCAATTCTGTGCAATTCTCACAATCGAATTTGCAACTGTTAAGCTAAAACCTAAAATTAAACAGTAATGCTATTTTCCAACTTCAGTATCTCTTTCCATTCTCCTTCAAATAACAGCAAAGAGCTGAATCCTAGATCAAAAAATAAAGATTCACATGCACACAACCGATGCATATAACAACTAATACTTCATATCTaggaaaaacaaaataaaagatgAAATAAACAGCTAAAAATTGCAATACCTCGCCAAACAATGCAAGTGCCAGAGAGCTCCCTCCTTTGAGCTAGGAATAAACCAGCCTTGTAGACTCGATCAACATACAAATTCTACCCTCCCATCACGGAAAACTTTAACTGCTGAAAGCTTGGCTTTCCAATATgtataaaataatactaaaaaaatGCAACCTCACGGGCAATTCAAACTTGAAGCTTCCTCCTAAAGACAAGCACGAAGAaaacaaaattaagaaaaaataatcaattttaaATAATGAATTCAGTTAAATAGTCGACATATGATgactgaaataaattaaaatcagTCCAGGGATCAGATCACAAATGCATTACATAAGAATCTAGGGCAAAGAGAAGCAACATTTCCGACCTATCAAAAAACGTAACAATTAAACAAATCCTTGATTGCAAAATTAGATGACAAAACTAAAAAAAGTAACAATCAGAAAGTACCTGAAAACTTCAAAAACCAGGAAGTAACTCAAACGAACTGGCCGAAATGGAAGTAAAAAGAGTGAGCAACAGAGATAGAGAGGTCAAGATAGAAAACAGAGGAAAGGCAAGGAGCAATGGCGAAGTACggagagaggagtgagagacTCTGagtcttttcctttctctttcccttCTGCCTCTTTGTGTGCGTGTTGATTTTCTACCTCCATATTTCTATTTTAACCCATTTTTTAagatttatattatttatattttagaattataaattaagatcaattttttttatatagtttttccatttttcagtTTGAAACTGTTCGAACACCTTTAGATTGGATCTTCTCTCAGTCAAGagacaaaatattttttacatttgCAATGAATAATTTACACTACCAAACcaattttagaatttattaataaaatacgtttcttaattattattatcttcACTGTAAATATATATCCGAGGTAAACGTTCTAGAACTGATCCTAATGGCACAGTAGCTAATGTTGCTGGTTCTAATATGTTAATTGATGGAGTTGGAAGTGGTGTTGAGCAGGTTGCTGCTCATTCTGCTTAATGTGTGTTTTTGGTTGtgtgtgtgttcttctttcattttACGATGATGATGATTATTATTTGGAACGCGTTTGGAGCTGGAGGTCGTGCTTTCTTTAGAGCACTGAATCACATGGTTTTGTCTAGTGATCCTATGATCCTTGTGTTAGTTGAGCCCCGTAGGGCTGGTTCTTATGCTGTCAATTTGTGTCGcaaattaaatttttctgatGTGGAAGTAGTTGAAACTGAAGGTTTTAGTGGTGGTATATGGATGTTCTGGCATCGGGAACGTATTAACATTACTATCAAAATTAAGAATAAACAATTTCTTCACGTGGAGGGGTGTATGACTGATGGGAACTATATGGGCTCTCCTTTTGAagtttcttttgtttatgtCCGTCCTCAGAATCTGAATAAGCGTCTGTTTTTCTTTGAGATGCTTGCGTTGCAGTCTTCTATTTTGAATCCGTGGCTGATTATGGGAGACTTTAATTGTATTTCGTCGGCTAGTGAGAAGATGGGGGGTGTGCCTGGGTCCTTTGATAGATGTGGTGTTTTCTCCAATTGGATTAATGACATGAATCTTATTGATATGGGTTATACGGGTCCGCCGTTTACGTGGTTCAGAGGGAAAACTGTTCGTACGAGAGTTGCTTGTCGTCTGGATCGTGCTTTGTGCAATGCTAGCTGGCGCACGCTGTTTGCCGAGGCTGCTGTCCGTCACCTCCCTCGTAATGGGTCTGATCATATTCCTATTATGGTCGACTTCAAGATGGTTGAGGCTGCTCGGCCTACTAGACCTTTTAGATTCCAGGCTGCTTGGCTTACTCATAACAATTTCTTGAACTTTTTTGATCAAAATTGGAATGGGTTGAGTGCAATGATTGGGGAGCTGGATCGTTTTACTCCTTTGCTTCAGAATTGGAATGTTAGAGTTTTTgggaatattttttatcacaaGAAGTGCCTTTTGCAGCGGTTACAAGGGGTTCAAAGGCATTTAAGCTTTCAGGTTTCAGATGCTCTTTTGAATCTTGAGGAAACTCTTCTTAATGAgattaatgagttattattACAAGAAGAGATTTTTTGGATGCAGAAATCTCGTGTTAATTGGATTTGTCACGGCGATAGAAATACTAATTTTTTCCATACCTCTACGATTGTGCAGCGGAGGAGAAATAGAGTAGATGGGCTGAGAGATGCGAATGGAGTATGGTGTTGGGATGATGTAAACCTGAAACTTATGGTGACAGATTTCTTTTTGACTCATTATACAGAGGAAGATCACTCTCGGCTGGAGCTTCGGTCTAGTCATTCCTTTCCGGCGTTGGATCATGTGGAGCTGTCTCGGTTTCATGGGGTGTATAATTTGTGTGATATTCGAAAAGCTCTTTTTGAAATGAATGGCCTTAAGGCTCCGGGGCCGGATGGGTACCAAGCTATTTTTTATCAGAAGTTATGGAGTCGGGTTGGTGTGCAGCTGGGTTCTTTAGCATTGGCTGCCTTAACTGAGGGTGCTATTGATCCTTCTTTAACCGAGACACTTATTACTTTGATTCCAAAGATTAAAAGCCCAGAGAGTCTTTCTCAGTTCCGCCCCATTAGCTTATGTAATGTGAGCTATAAGGTGATTACGAAGTGTATTGTGAATCGTTTGAAGCCTTTTCTGCGGAAAGTTATTGGTCCAACTCAAAGTAGTTTCGTCCCAGGGAGACAGATTTCAGATAATGTTATTCTTCTTCAGGAAATTGTGCACTCTATGCGGAAGAAAACTGGAGCTGAGGGCTACATGGCCCTAAAGCTAGAtttggagaaagcttatgatcgggTTAGTTGGTGTTTTGTTCGTCAAACTTTGTTGGTTCTCGGTTTAGAAGCAAAGTTTGTTGATATCATTCTGCAGTGTGTTGCGGTTTCGGCTATGAGTGTTTTGTGGAATGGTGAGAGGCTTCCTGATTTCACCCCGACTAGAGGGTTACGTCAGGGGGATCCTCTGAGCCCGTACTTGTTTGTCTTGTGCCTTGAGCGTCTCAGTCATCTTATTCTTGACTCGATCATGGAGAACCAGTGGAAGCCTATTAAGCCTACGAGTAATGGCCCTCCTATCTCGCATATGTTTTTTGCGGATGATATTTTGTTGTTTGCAGAAGCTAGTGAAGCACAAGCTAATGTTATTGATagtgttttgaattttttttgttcttcttcTGGCCAAAGAGTTAGTGTGGCAAAATCTCGGATTTTTTTCTCTCCTAATACGGATCCTGAAGTTCGTGGGGCTGTTTGTGCGGAGTTGGGTTTCACGGCCACTGAGGATCTAGGTATGTATCTCGGAATGCCTGTTGTGCATAAACGAGTCACGAAAGCCACGTATAATTTCATTATGGACAAGGTAAATGCTCGATTGTCGGGCTGGAAAGCTAAACAGCTCTCTTTTGCGGGGCGAGTTACTCTTGTCAAGTCAGTCATGTCGGCTGTCCCGACTTATGCTATGCAAACCACGTTGTTGCCGATGGGTATTTGTAATAAGTTAGATATGCTGAATAGGCAGTTTCTTTGGGGTTCTGCGGATG of the Euphorbia lathyris chromosome 7, ddEupLath1.1, whole genome shotgun sequence genome contains:
- the LOC136235394 gene encoding protein CELLULOSE SYNTHASE INTERACTIVE 3, whose product is MSKSPSFDLSEHLSTPDGTSERIDPEDTMATVAHFIEKLHSGSSSPNEKELITARLLGLAKAKKEARTVIGSHTQAMPLFISVLRSGTPGAKVNVARSLSVLCKDDDLRVKVLLGGCIPPLLSLLKSESIDARKAAAEAIYEVSYGGLSDDHIGIKIFVTEGVVPTLWDQLNPQNKQDRVVEGFVTGALRNLCGDKDDYWRATLEAGGVNIIVGLLSSDNVAAQSNAASLLARLMLAFSDSIPKVIDSGAVKALLKLVGQNNDVSVRASAADALEVLSSKSIKAKEAVVDANGVHVLIGAIVAPSKECMQGESAQALQNHSTRALANICGGMSALILYLGEQSHSPRLASPVADVIGALAYALMVYEHDSSVNEESFDATEVEDVLVNLLKPRDTKLIQERVLEAMASLYGNIHLSRFLNHAEAKKVLIGLITMAVGDAQEYLVISLTSLCCDGVGIWEAIGKREGIQLLISLLGLSSEQHQEYAVQLLAILTDQVDDSKWAITAAGGIPPLVQLLETGSHKGREDAAHVLWNLCCHSEDIRACVESAGAVSAFLWLLKCGGAKGQEASAKALKKLVRTADSATINQLLALLLGDSSGSKVHTIRVLGHVLTMTSLKDIVNKGSAANKALKSLIQLLNSSSVEIQEYAASVLADLFSTRQDICDSLATDEIVHPCMKLLTANNTQVFATQLARALGALSRPTKAKTINRMSYIGEGDVKPLIKLAETSSIDAAETAIAALANLLSDPQIAAEALAEDVVAALTRVLGEGTAEGKKNASRALHQLLQHFPVCDVLKGTAQCRFAILAILDSLNAVDINGTDTADALEVVALLARTKQGMISTFPPWAALVEAPSSLESLVYCLSEGPPVLQDKVIEILSRLCGDQPVVLGDLLIGRTRSIGSLANRIMNSSSLEVRVGGTALLLCAAKEHRQQSMEALDLSGFTKALTYTLVDMVTQNSHSYSLEIEAKATRGFFERSSFQEGDDFDVIDPATAVGGTIALWLLSIISSFHPKNKLIVMEAGGLEALSDKLARYTSNPQAEFEDTEGIWITALLLAVLFQDSTVVQSPTTMRIIPSLAHLLRSDEMLDRFFSAQAMASLVCNGSKGISLAVATSGAVAGLITLIGYTEADMSNLVALSDEFSLVRNPDQIILERLLEIEDVRNGSTARKSIPLLVDLLRPIPDRPVAPPVSVQLLIRIAEVSDTNKLIMAEAGALDALTKYLSLSPKESTEASISELLRILFRNPEIIQYEAALSCMNQLIAVLHLGSRDARFSAARALHELFDAENIRDSEFARQAVQPLIDMLNAASESEQEAALSALIKLTSGNTVKAALFSDLECNPLESLYKILQSASSLELKRDAAQLCFILFSNSKFRADPVAMRCMQPFMSLMQSNLSSAVEAGVCAFERLLDDEQQVELAVYDNLVDLLVVMVSGTNYRLIEGSICTLIKLGKDRAPRKLDMVKAGVIDKCLELLPIAPSSLCAAIAELFRILTNSGVIARSSDAASIVEPLFMVLHRPDFGLWGQHSALQALVNILEKPQSLVTLKLTPSQVIEPLITFLESPSQAIQQLGTELLSHLLAQEHFQQDITTKNAVVPLVRLAGIGILNLQQTAIKALEKISTSWPKVVADAGGIFELAKVINQDDPEPPLELWETAALVLSNVLSFNAQYYFKVPLVVLVKMLQSTLESTIKVALNALIIHERTDASSAEQIAEAGGIESLLDLLRSHQCEELSGRLLEALFNHIRVREMKVSKYAIAPLAQYLLDPQTRSETCRLLAALAIGDLSQQEGLARANDSASACRALVSLLEDQPSEEMTMVAICALQNFVMHSRTNRRAVAEAGGILIVQELLLSPSADVTGQAAMLIRFLFSNHTLQEYVSNELIRSLTAALERELWSNATINVQVLRTLNVIFTNFPKLHVSEAATLCIPYLINALKSGSEAAQESVLDTLCLLRQSWSAMSIDIAKSQTMVASEAIPILQMLMKTCPPSFHDRADLLLHCLPGCLTVTIKRGNNLKQTMGSTNAFCRLTIGNGPPRQTRVVSHSISPEWEEGFTWAFDVPPKGQKLHIICKSKNTFGKSTLGRVTIQIDKVVTEGVYSGLFSLNHDSNKDGSSRTLEIEIIWTNRTSE